In Chaetodon auriga isolate fChaAug3 chromosome 7, fChaAug3.hap1, whole genome shotgun sequence, a genomic segment contains:
- the LOC143323464 gene encoding uncharacterized protein LOC143323464, with product MIQDMQRPTNGVTWIPTTDLTIFPLNDKSALYALEKDLASQPDLRKKLVITLGLAGGATVKETVWAILKKAIKNDLAKTISWRGLNGKVPFEKLHLRAVVTDAVRRNPMCAEATDLCIADAIKRWFYWAGDREGGRKNRQPDASRP from the exons ATGATTCAAGACATGCAAAGACCCACCAATGGTGTCACATGGATTCCCACCACTGACCTGACCATATTTCCCTTGAATGATAAATCTGCCCTGTACGCTCTTGAGAAGGATCTAGCAAGTCAACCAGACCTCCGTAAGAAACTG GTCATCACTCTTGGATTGGCCGGAGGGGCAACAGTTAAAGAAACTGTGTGGGCTATATTGAAGAAGGCCATCAAAAATGATCTGGCAAAAACCATCTCATGGCGCGGCCTGAATGGCAAGGTGCCATTTGAAAAGCTCCACCTCAGGGCAGTTGTGACAG ATGCTGTCAGACGTAACCCCATGTGTGCCGAAGCCACTGATCTGTGCATCGCTGATGCCATTAAGAGGTGGTTCTACTGGGCAGGGGATAGGGAGGGGGGAAGGAAAAATCGTCAGCCAGACGCCAGCCGGCCGTAG
- the LOC143323465 gene encoding E3 SUMO-protein ligase ZBED1, giving the protein MAVALVPKPNVTSPLWEHFGFQPNEKGEPANLDEAVCKLCGKKIQVKRGNTSNLRSHLASYHPALEARLPPHTPSRAAAHVGASRQLGVGEAFARVAKYSIDSDRHKRLTDAVTRYLVEEMVPFATVEKPAFTSLLQKFDKQYELPGKTYFSETAVPKMYNTNHTADNIAEALRSALDEWSLDEKKLACITTDNGANITAASWLKRTDLARAQAELQIPQHGLIMDCPTRWGSKQKMVGRVLEQTPAIKRVLDDRRHQHLIPSWQDIAVLELVNAALKPAAEFTDLLSGESYVTVSSIKPVLKLLTEDVLKPSDEDTTLTSDIKQKMCSVLEEKYRPAALQKTLAKACLLDPRYRGNSFDDDTEETKCALIEEILDTEGGGSGASASAAAQQESSAQTAVPPAAKKKTLGDLLKSRTTTSATIPKRVRANTELTRYLLEDPIDSNADPLAWWRDNQGRFPLLSKIARKYMCICATSAPSERVFSAAGNIVTPLRSSLKPHKVNMLVFLARNKDMTQI; this is encoded by the exons ATGGCAGTTGCGCTTGTACCGAAACCAAATGTTACTTCGCCCCTTTGGGAGCATTTCGGCTTTCAGCCAAATGAAAAAGGGGAACCAGCTAATTTAGATGAGGCAGTTTGTAAACTCTGCGGAAAAAAGATCCAAGTTAAACGAGGAAACACTTCGAATTTAAGGTCTCACCTAGCAAGCTACCATCCAGCTCTAGAGGCGAGGCTGCCTCCTCACACACCGAGTCGCGCAGCAGCTCATGTCGGTGCCAGCCGACAGCTTGGAGTCGGCGAAGCCTTTGCTCGAGTTGCCAAGTACAGcattgacagtgacagacatAAACGCCTAACAGACGCTGTTACACGGTACCTGGTCGAGGAGATGGTGCCGTTTGCCACGGTGGAGAAACCGGCATTCACGTCGCTGCTTCAGAAATTTGACAAACAATATGAGTTGCCGGGGAAAACGTACTTCTCAGAAACTGCTGTCCCGAAAATGTACAATACA AATCACACAGCCGACAACATCGCAGAGGCTCTCCGCAGCGCATTGGATGAGTGGTCCCTGGATGAGAAGAAGCTGGCGTGCATTACGACGGACAACGGGGCCAACATCACCGCAGCA AGCTGGCTGAAGAGGACAGATCTGGCAAGAGCGCAAGCGGAGCTCCAAATCCCGCAGCACGGGCTCATAATG GACTGTCCTACAAGATGGGGGTCCAAACAGAAAATGGTGGGCCGAGTCTTGGAGCAAACCCCGGCTATAAAAAGAGTTCTGGATGATCGGCGGCATCAACATCTCATTCCTAGCTGGCAGGACATCGCAGTTTTGGAGTTGGTGAACGCGGCATTAAAGCCAGCGGCTGAATTTACGGATCTGCTGTCTGGCGAGTCCTATGTCACGGTCTCATCCATTAAACCCGTCCTGAAACTCCTCACTGAAGATGTTTTAAAACCATCGGACGAGGACACCACTCTGACTTCGGACATCAAGCAAAAGATGTGCAGTGTTCTCGAGGAGAAGTACAGACCAGCTGCCCTACAAAAAACTTTAGCAAAGGCCTGCTTGCTGGACCCCAGATATCGGGGCAACAGTTTTGATGATGACACGGAGGAGACAAAGTGCGCGCTGATTGAGGAAATATTAGACACGGAGGGCGGAGGGAGCGGTGCCAGTGCGtcagctgctgcacaacagGAGTCCTCGGCGCAAACAGCGGTGCCACCAGCGGCTAAAAAGAAAAcccttggagacctgctgaaGTCACGGACAACCACCTCTGCAACCATACCCAAGAGAGTTCGAGCCAACACCGAACTCACACGCTACCTCCTGGAGGACCCTATCGACTCCAATGCAGACCCACTCGCATGGTGGCGCGACAACCAAGGTagatttcctctcctctctaaaATCGCCCGTAAGTACATGTGCATTTGCGCAACGAGCGCACCGTCGGAGAGAGTTTTCAGTGCAGCTGGAAATATTGTTACCCCCCTCCGATCCTCTCTGAAACCACATAAGGTGAATATGCTGGTTTTCCTCGCGCGCAACAAGGACATGACCCAGATATAA